The DNA sequence TCGATCCGCGCGGTCGCAATCGGATCCAGCGCAGAGCATGGCTCGTCCATCAGGATCACTTCCGGCCTCACGGCAATAGCACGCGCAATGCACAGGCGCTGCTGCTGACCGCCGGACAGGCTGGTGCCGGCAAGGTTGAGCCGGTCTTTCACTTCTTCCCAGAGGCCCGCGCGGCGAAGGCTCTTCTCCACGATCTCATCCATGTCTTCCCGGCCCTGAGCCAGGCCGTGGATGCGGGGCCCATAGGCGATATTCTCATAGATGGTTTTCGGAAACGGGTTCGGCTTCTGGAACACCATGCCGACCCGCGACCGCAACAGGACAGGATCGATGGCCGGGGAATTGATGTCCTTCCCCTCCATCATGATCTCGCCTTCCACCCGGCAGCCCTCGATCGTGTCGTTCATGCGGTTCAGGCAGCGCAGGAAGGTGGACTTGCCACAGCCGGACGGGCCGATCAGCGCCGTCACCGACCGGTCTGCAATCTGGAGCGAGACATCATAGATCGCCTGCTTCTCGCCGTAGAAGACATTGATGTTGCGGCACGACATGCGCACCGAAGGCTCAGGCGCGTCCGGCAGGACACCCTTCTGCATCGCCGCATCTTCTCTGAAAGCCCCATCCATCACCATCTCCGCTCGAATTTCCGCCGCAGGATCACAACCACAACGTTCATCGCTATCAGGAAGGCGAGCAGGATCAAAATGACCGCGCCCGTCATCGGTTCCCATGCCCGTTCAGCCTGTGTGGCCCAGGAGTAGATCAACACCGGCAGCGCCGTCGCCTCATCTGTCGGTCCACGCGGGACTTCCGCCACAAATGCGACCATCCCGATCAGGAGCAACGGCGCCGTTTCTCCCAGCGCCCGCGCCATGCCGAGAATGGCCCCGGTCAGCATGCCCGGCGCGGCCAATGGCAGGACATGATGGAATACCGTCTGCATGCGGGAGGCGCCGATGGCGAAGGCTGCGTCCCGGATCGATTGCGGCACCGCCTTCAAAGCGGCGCGCGAGGCGATGATCACGACAGGCAGGATCAGCAATGCCATCACCAGTCCGCCAACCACCGGCGCTGATCGCGGCAATCCGAATGCACCAAGGAAGACTGCCGCCCCAAGCAGGCCGAACACGATCGACGGCACAGCGGCCAGATTGTTGATATTCACTTCGATCAGGCCGGTGAGCCGGTTACGCGAGGCAAATTCTTCCAGATAGATGGAGGCCAGGATCCCGACCGGAATGGCCAGCGACGCCGTGACCAGCAGGGTCAGCAGCGAGCCGACAATCGCAGCCAGCGTTCCGGCCAGTTCCGGCTGGGTGCTGTCGGTGTGGGTCAGCAAGCTCCAGTGCGGCACACGCGATACCCGCCCCTCGGCTTTCAGGGCCAGCAACCAGGCGATTTGCCGGTCGCTCACCGTCCGCTCGGATTCCGGCGCCGGAATCAGCCGCGCCCGCACCGGATGGGTCCGGAAATCCTGCAAACTGCCGGTCAGGAGCCTGCCTGTTGCCGCGGACCGGCTGAGCGCAGACAGTTTGATCGTCGACCGGTCTGCCGTCATTAGGATGGACCCTGTATCCGGCGTGCCTGTGGCCTGCATGCCTTCGAGGGACACCGCCGCGATCAGGCGGTTGAACGCATCCTCGGATGTGACGGTAACGACGCCGTCCGCTGCCTGCGCCTCGACGCGGCCGATGGGAACCGTCAGGTGCCGGGCGTTGGCTCCCTTCAGGTAGAGATCCAGATCGTCCGACAGGGGCAGTTCAACCCGGTGCACCGTCCCGACTTCGCCTGGGGTTCGCGCCAGTTTCCGCGCGGCCGGCAGGACGGCGAGGCGGGTGATCAGCGCCGTCAATTCGTGCCTCAGCGTCCGGTTGTGATCGGCTTCTGGAAACTGGGCCAGCAGGTCCGCCCGTACGAGGCCATAGACCTTGTCGACCTGGGGCGGGTCACCGGGCTTCGCCCCGCCGAATGTTTTCTTGTCGAAGTCGAGATTGAACGACACGACATGATAGGTCGCCGCCGAGACGGCTTGCGTCGCGATGGAGGCCAACAGCAAGGTCAGCGCAGCAAGCGCAAAGCCGATCGCCATGCGGCCATACCATTTGAACCGGCGGTCAGCCGCCCGCCGGCGGCGAAGCCGTTTCAACGCCCGCTCGCTGGCGAATGGGGAGGCGGCCGGATCACTCATACTTTTCCCTGAACCGCTTCACGACATTGATGGCGACGAGATTGAACAGAAGCGTGACGATGAAGAGGACGAGGCCAAGCGCAAAGGCGGAGAGCGTCTTCGCGCTGTCGAACTCGGATTCCCCGGTCAGCAAAGAAACGATCTGGACTGTAATCGTCGTCAGGTCCGACGTCGGGTCGGGAGATATCTGCGCGCGCTGGCCCGCCGCCATGACGACGATCATCGTCTCCCCGATCGCGCGGGACACGGCCAGCAGCAAGGCCGCGATGATGCCGGGCAACGCCGCTGGCACCACGACCTGCCGCACCGCTTCCGCCTTGGTGGCGCCCATCGCATAGGCCCCGTCTCTTAAAGACTGCGGCACCGCCCGGATCACATCGTCCGACAGCGAGGACACAAACGGGATCACCATGATCCCCATGACGATCCCGGCGGCCAGCGCGCTGGTCGGCTGGGCCGCCAGCACAGCGCCGTCCGCAATGCCCCAGGCGATCAGCAACTGGTTGATCCACAGCGCAACGGACCGCACCGCCGGCGCGATCACCAGAAGCGCGAAGAAGCCGTAAACAACCGTCGGGATCCCCGCCAGCACCTCAAGTACCGGCTTGATGATCGACCGCACCTGCCGGCTGGCATATTCCGACAGGTAAATCGCCGCAAACAGGCCGACCGGCGCCGCCACGACCATCGCAAAGAAGGAAATCATGAACGTGCCGAAGAACAGAGGCAGCGCCCCGAACTCGGCGCTGGTCTGAGCGTTCCAGCGGGTTCCCGTCAGGAAATCCCAGACAGGCACTTCCGAAAAGAAGCGCAGGCTTTCGAAGACCAGCGAGGCTACGATGCCCACCGTGGTCGCGATGGCAAGCGCGGCACACAGGAACAGGAACGCCTCAATACCACTTTCGACATGCTGGCGCGCCCGGAATGCAGGCGACAGGCACCGCCGCGCGAAGAACATGCCCGCCAGCGACAGGCCCAGGGCGATTGCCAGCGTGACAAGGTTCACCGTCCCGCGGATCTCGCCATATCGCTCGGTGACTGTGTCGAACACCCGCTCACCGCTCAGGAAGTCCGGCATACGCGCCGCGCGCGCGACTGTGTCGAGATAGGTTGTCAGCTCCCCGGGTGTGAGGATGGAGAAGCCGTCCGGCAACTCACTGCGCAGAATCGCCCGCGACGTCCCCTCGCCGAAGAAGACATAGCCGAGCGCAACCACCACCACCGGCACGAGGCTCCACATCAGAACGAAATATCCGTGGGCATTCGGGCGGGAGTTCGGGTGGATGTCACCGGAGAAAGAAAACGTCTCCGCGCGCAGGCGTCCCGCAATGAATCCAAAGGATGCGAGCGCCACCGCCGCCGAAAGGAGCAGGAAATCCATTGGAAGGTGGCCTAGTTGCGAGAGCATCCAGTCCTCATTCAACTGTCAGCTGTGCTCCCCTTACTGGAGTGCCGCGACACTTATGTGACAAAACGTGCCGACATTGCGGCCCAGCAGACTCCTTGCACCAGACGGCCTGAGCGTCCACATCTGCCGCATGACTGGCACATCTGATCCCGCTTCGCCTGGCTGGCATGGCACGACCATTCTGGCCGTTCGCAAGAACAACAAACTCGTCATGCTGTCCGACGGTCAGGTGTCCATGGGACAGACCGTCATGAAAGGCAACGCCCGCAAGGTGCGCCGCCTGGGAGACGGCAAGATCCTGGCCGGATTCGCCGGGGCCACGGCAGACGCCTTCACCCTGTTCGAACGGCTGGAAACCAAGCTGGAGCGGCACAATGGCCAGCTCTCCCGCGCCGCCGTGGAACTCGCCAAGGACTGGCGCACAGAGAAATACCTCCAGAAACTTGAAGCCCTGCTGATCGTCGCAGACAAGGAGGTCACCCTCGTGCTGACCGGGTCGGGCGACGTGCTGGAACCTGAATACGATGTCGTCGCCGTCGGCTCCGGTGGCAATTATGCCCTCTCCGCCGCGCGCGCGCTGATCGATTATGAGGATGACGCCGAAACGATTGGCCGCAAGGCCATGCAGATTACTGCCGACATCTGCGTCTACACCAATGCCAATTTCACGGTCGAAACGCTCGACATCTGACCCGACCCGGACACCCCATGACAGAACTTACCCCCCGCGAAATCGTCGCTGAACTCGATCGTCACATTGTTGGCCAGACCGGCGCCAAGCGCGCTGTCGCCATTGCCCTGCGCAACCGCTGGCGCCGCAAGCAGACCCCGGAAAACCTGCAAGGTGAGATCACTCCCAAGAACATCCTGATGATCGGGCCGACCGGCGTCGGCAAGACGGAAGTCTCCCGCCGCCTCGCCCGTCTGGCAAATGCCCCCTTCCTGAAGGTCGAGGCCACCAAATTCACAGAGGTCGGCTATGTCGGCCGCGATGTGGAACAGATCATCCGCGATCTGGTCGAAAGCGCCGTCGGCATGATCCGGGAACAGAAACGCCTCAGCGTTCAGCAAGCGGCTACGGATGCCGCCGAGGAACGCCTGCTGGACGCGCTCGTCGGCGAAGATGCGCAATCCTCCACCCGCGAAGTCTTCCGCCGCAAGCTGCGGGAAGGCGAGCTGGACGAAAAGGAGGTCGACATCGACATGCCGGAATCCGGCGGTCCGATGCAGATGTTCGACCTGCCAGGACAAGGCGGGTCCATGAGCATGATCAATTTGTCCGAAATGTTCGGCAAGGCCATGGGCGGGCGTACCAAGCGCGTCCGCACGACGGTGAAAGAGGCCTACAAGCCCCTGCTGGACGAAGAAGCGGACAAGATGCTGGATGAGGAAAGCCTCACCCGCGAAGCCATTAATGCCGTTGAGCAGGATGGCATCGTCTTCCTCGATGAGATCGACAAGATCGCCGCCAAGTCAGAGCGCGGCGGCGCAGATGTCAGCCGCGAAGGGGTCCAGCGAGACCTGCTGCCCCTCATTGAAGGCACGACCGTTTCCACAAAGCGCGGCGCCGTGAAGACAGACCACATCCTCTTTATCGCGTCGGGCGCCTTCCATGTCTCCAAGCCGTCAGACCTGTTGCCGGAACTGCAGGGCCGCCTGCCCATCCGCGTGGAACTTGATGCCCTGACCCGTGATGACTTGCGCCGCATTCTGGTCGAACCCGAAGCAAGCCTCATCCGTCAGTATGAAGCCCTGATGACCGCAGAAGGCGTGACGCTCGCCTTCGAGGACGCCGCGATCGACACGCTGGCCGATCTCGCCGAAGCCGTGAACAACAGCGTCGAGAATATCGGCGCGCGCCGCCTGCAGACCGTTCTGGAACGCCTGCTGGACGAAATCAGCTTCGAAGCGCCGGAAAAGAAGGGTGAAACCATCACCATCACGGCAGATTATGTGAACGAGCGCGTCAGCAGCCTCGCCGCCGATGCCGACCTCTCCAAATTCATCCTGTAACGGACGAGTCAGACCTTGACGTTGGACAATAGTTCCACCGTCTGGCCATAGCCTTCGACATCCGGAATGAACAGGCACGGGTTGCCGTTGTCATCCTTGCCGGGTTTGGGCTGGACGGTTGGCACATCCATGGCCCCGAAACGCGCCAGGGCGTCAGAGACGGATGTCGCCATCGTCATCCGCTTTAGGTTCATCCGTGTCGGGAAGATAATTGTCGCCCGGCCATCGGCCTCCTGCACCAGCGCTTCCTCAGCTGACAGCCAGACGGCGTCCGTCGTCTCGCGGCCATCATGGGCGGCCACCTGATTTTCGGGCGCAGGCGCGATGTAGAAATGCGTATCGAAGCGCTTCGGCATCATGACCGGCGTGATCCAGTGGCCAAAATGGACGAGACTATCCAGTGCCAGCACAAGCTCATGCTCACGGATCAGTTCCAGGAAGCTCATTTCCGCCCGGTCCACGGCATGGCGGTGCGGTGCCAGTTTCTCGGCGATATCGGCGCCCACCAGCGGTGCCCCCGTGCCGCGCGCAGAGGCATGGCGCGCCAGCAACAGGCCGCTTTCCTCATACGCCTCCCGTACAGCAGCGATCCGGGCATCCTGCTGCACCGGGCCATAGTCGCCGTCGGTCCAGGCGTCCCATTCCGTCCGTAAATCGTCTTCGCTGGACTTGCCGCCCGGAAACACCAGCGCACCGGCTGCGAAGTCGATCTCGTAATGGCGTTTGACCATCAGGACTTCCGGCGGGCCGGAGGGGGCGTCCCGCAACATGAGAATGGTCGCAGAAAGCCTCGGTTCAGCAGGTGTCTTGTCCATAGTGGTTCCCCTTATCGGGCAAATTTCATCGAAAACTGCCTCTGTTCTTACGCGTGATCTTCAACCTCACCCCCTAGGGAAGGCAAGACCAACACAGCATACGAGCGGGACACAATGAAACAGACCTGGGCCAACACTTCCGTCCAAACCCTTCCACCACCGGCCGTCCGGTTCGAGCCGGTCCTGGACCTTGCGACGGGCGACGCCCTCGGCATGGCGGCGGAATTGCCCTTCTGTTTTGAAGACGGCCCATCCTTTGGTCCGGCCGCTGCCCGCCGCAGCGAATCGAATTCTGCCAAATGGGTCGCAGACCGGATCGGCGAGATTTCCAGCGTGGCGCACGAATTCCGCCACGACCACCGCCCCATCATCGTCCCGTCCCCCGTTGCCGCCCTGGCCAACCCGGACACGGCCCTCGCCTGCGATGCCCGCGTGCGCCGCAGCGTGTTCTGCCAGCAGGAATTCTGCATCGAGTTCACCGACACCGCCTTTGCCGGTGACCCAGCCGACTGCACCAGCCGCGTGGCACATTTCCGCCGTCACGGCTTCCGTGTGTCGGTCGACATGCGCAAATCCTGGCAGACCCCGCTGGCCGAAGGCATGCGCTTGCTCATCGACACGTTGCGCATCGATGCCCGCAACCTTGATTGCGACCTGCTCATGGAAACATGTGAGACAGCATCCAGCGCCGGTATTCTGGTGATCGCGGAAAACGCCAACTGGCGTGATGCCGACGAGCTTGGCCGCCTCGGCATCTCAGCCGGAACACGCCTGCGTACAGACGCTTAAGCGGCGTCGGTTTCCGACTCGCTGGCTTCCTCAGCGGCGGCCATTTCCGAATAGTAATCCAGCTTTTCGAGCAGGTATTCCAGGTCGTCCTTCGGGATCGCCTGGAACTGCGTCAGCACGCGTTCGATCATGCGCGCGCGGAAACGTGCCCGGTCATTGGGGCCGCCATCATAAGCGGTCTCATGGAACACGTTTACCGCCGCCTTGAACGCCGGCAGCATCTTGCGCGGCATGCCTGACCGGTCGAACACGGCCTGCAGGCCCAGCGGCCCGGCATCGTGGATCATGAGCCAGACACGCTGGTGCGCGACACCGGACAATTCCGCCAGCGCGTGCTCCACAAACGGCATCTGACCGCAACAAAGCGCCCGCATGATCAGCGAATGGCTGAGACGCCCATTGAGGTTCAGCTGGGACACGAACCGCACAAGGTCGTTTGACCGGCCTGCCTGTTCGACCAGATCGATGGTCGCCCGCTCGCGCGCGCCACCAGCCAGATCGATGGCCATCTGCGCCGGCAGTTCGTGACGGTTCACCAGCATGTCGAACAGCTGGCCGGATACCAGCGACACCATCTTCTCGGCGATGTGGGTCGGAATATATTCGCGCCGGATCAGGCCCTTCTGGACAATCTCGTCCGTGCCGAAGCGGCGCAGCGTGTCGTCATAGGCGCGGTCCGTGAATTCGGCATGGGTGTTGGATGAGAGCGCCTGGACGGCTTCGAGCTGCCCGTGCTCCGAAATCACTTCCGTCAGCGTCACCGAGATCGTGTCCCGCGCCGCAATCGCGGCCTGCTTTGCCGCGGTGACAGACAAGACCAGCTCGATCAGGTCTTCCTCTGTGAAGACGGGCGAATCCTGCAGCACCGGAATGGCAACGGCTTCAATGTCCTGCGCCAGTTTCAGCGCGATCTCGCGCGGCAGGATGGGCGAATTGCGCAACGTGACAGACAAGGTGCGCCGCACCAGATCTGCCGCATCGTCCGCAAGGATCCCCATGATCTCCTGGGCATATTTGCGCTCGTCTTCGCTCAGCACATCCAGCGCGATGCGCCGGCACAGCCGATGCGCCACCGAAGCGCGCTGCTCCGGCGTGTCGCCTTTCATCAGGCGATGAATGTCCTGCTCCGTCAGTTGCGGCCGGATAGCTTGTACGCTCATAGGAACCGAAACCCCTCATTAACGATTCGAGGCACCTTCGCCTGCCCCGGTTAATAGGCGGTTTACCAAACCGCTCCCACCGCTCCGCAACAGTTCTCCAGACAGCAAAACGCCGGGCTGTGGGGCCCGGCGTCGTGAAATTTCTGTGAGGTGAGACGAGGTTTAGTCTTCGTCTTCCTTGAACAGCTCTTCGCGGGTCACGGTCGTGTCGGTCACGTCGGCCTCGCCGAGGATGTAGTCGACGACCTTGTCCTCATAGATCGGGGCGCGCAGCTGAGCCATGGCGTTCGGGTTCTTCTGGAAGAACTCGATAACTTCACGCTCCTGCCCCGGATACTGACGGGCTTCCTGGATCAGGGCCTGCTGAACTTCCTGCTCGGTGATCTGGACATTGTTCACACGGCCGATCTCAGCGAGGACGAGCCCAAGACGCACGCGGCGCTCGGCGATCTCGCGATATTCCTTCTTCAGGTCGTCTTCAGACTTTTCTTTGTCTGCGTCATCGACCCGGCCGGCATCCATTTCCCGCTGCAGCTGGTCCCAGATCTGGCCGAATTCGGCTTCAACCATGTTGGGCGGCAGGTCGAAGCTGTGCGCTTCGTCCAGACGGTCCAGCAGGTCCCGCTTGGCTTTGCTGCGCGACGCCTGGTCCAGTTCGCCTTTCAGCTGGTCCTTGAGCAGACCGGTCAGCTGTTCGAGCGATTCGAGGCCAAGGCCCTTGGCGAACTCGTCGTCGATCTCGGCTTCCTTCGGCGCGCGCACTTCGTGCACCTTGGTTTCGAAGACAGCGGCTTTGCCTGCGAGATCCGGTGACGGGTAGTCTTCCGGGAAGCTCACTTCCAAATTCTTCTCTTCTTCAGCCTTCACACCGACGAGCTGCTCTTCGAAGCCCGGGATGAAACGGCCGGAGCCGATCACGATGGTCTGCTGCTCAGCGCTGCCGCCATCAAACGGTTCGCCGTCGATCTTGCCGACAAAGTCGACCACAACGGCGTCGCCGTCTTTCGCCTTGGCGGTCTTGGCGCGCGGCTCATACTGCTTGTTCTGCTCGGCGAGGTTCTTCAGCGCTTCGTCGATCTGCTCGTCTGCCACTTCGGCAACCGGGCGGGTGACTTTCAGCGTCTTCACGTCCACCGGCTCGAATTCCGGCATTACGTCGACATGCATGTGATAGGAGAGGTCTGCCTCGCCCTTCACCACATCTTCGATCTCGCCTTCCAGGTGCACATCCGGCTGGCCGGCCGGGCGCAGTTCTGCGTCCGCGATGGCTTGCTGGTTGGTCTCGTTGACGGTCTTGTCGATGATCTCGCCCATCAGGTCGCGGCCGAACATCTTGCGCACGTGCGACGCAGGCACCTTGCCGGGGCGGAAGCCCTTCAGGTTCATCGTCGGGCGGATTTCCTCAATCCGGGCGTCGAGCTTGGACTGCAGTTCGCTTGCAGATACCTTGACGGCAAAGGTGCGGCTGAGACCTTCTGCCTTCGTCTGGGTCACTTCCATCGGTTCATTCATCCGTTCTGGCGATCAGGCCCGGTCATGCCCATCCGGCAGCCATCTGATCTGTGTCTGAAGGGGCGGCTTATGTCACACGGAAAACGGCGTGTCCACGCGGGTTCTGCGGGATTTTCAGCGGGCCAAAACCGAGGCTGGGCCCGTCCGACTTCCCAGTGAGGTTAACAGTCCGGCTTCTTCCCGGCTGCCCAATATCCCGGCGCACCTGCTGTTTGAACGGTGTTCCCCGGAAAATTGACTGACGTGACAGGAAAAGCGCTTTCGTTTCCGCCCGCTCGCCTGCAGGCCTTACCGCAGATCGGAGACCACAAAATGAACCCCTCCCCCCTGCTTGCAGCTGCTGCGCTGTCCCTTCTCGCCATCGTGCCAGCGGCGTCCGCCCAGACAGCGCCCCCGTCAACGGAGGCGAAGGCCAAGACAAAGACGCTCGCCATCGTGCTCTTCCCCCGCTTCGAGACGCTGGACGTGTTCGGCCCGGTCGAAATGTGGGGACGCCTCAATGACTACAAGATTGTCACCGTCTCCGAGCATGGCGGCAATGTGAGCTCGGCCCAGGGGATCGACACCGTCACCGACTATTCCTTCGAGGACGCGCCCCAGTTCGACATCATCATGATCCCCGGCGGCATGGGAACGCGCACGGAAGTGAACAATCCCGTCATGCTCGATTTCCTGCGCAAGCAGGATGAAGGCACGGAGTACACGACCTCGGTCTGCACCGGTTCGGCCGTGCTGGCCAAAGCCGGCCTCCTCGATGGCAAGAAGGCGACCTCGAACAAGATGGCCTGGACCTTCGTGACCAGCCAGGACGACGACGTCCTCTGGCAGCCAAGCGCCCGCTGGGTTGAGGACGGGAAATACGTCACCTCGTCCGGCATCTCCGCCGGTATCGACATGGCCATTGCCCTGATCGAAGACATCGAAGGCCGGGAAAAGGCAGAAAACGTCGCCACGGTCGCCGAATACCTGTGGAACGATGACCCGTCTGATGATCCGTTTGCGGTGGAAATTACGGAGACAAACTAATAGCGCCGGGGTCGTCCCCGCACGGGCCGACGCAGGCTCAGTGTTCCAACGCGAAATCCAGCGCGGCGCACACAGCCGCCACCTGCGCCCGGACGCAGTCTTCCGGCGTGACACGCGGGCTGTCAGGATAGACTTCGGTTGTCGTCTTGAACCGCGCATTCGTGATCGACGCGCACAGCGCAAGCTGCGTCAGCGGATACGCGATGATGCCATGGGAAATGACGGGAGAGCCGATGATCTCGCCCGTCTCATCTGCCGGGGCAATATGGGTCACGGGTTCGACAGCCGAAATGATGGCCTGCTGGAACGCAAGCTGCGGATCCTCGCTGTCGG is a window from the uncultured Hyphomonas sp. genome containing:
- a CDS encoding DJ-1/PfpI family protein, which gives rise to MNPSPLLAAAALSLLAIVPAASAQTAPPSTEAKAKTKTLAIVLFPRFETLDVFGPVEMWGRLNDYKIVTVSEHGGNVSSAQGIDTVTDYSFEDAPQFDIIMIPGGMGTRTEVNNPVMLDFLRKQDEGTEYTTSVCTGSAVLAKAGLLDGKKATSNKMAWTFVTSQDDDVLWQPSARWVEDGKYVTSSGISAGIDMAIALIEDIEGREKAENVATVAEYLWNDDPSDDPFAVEITETN
- the pstA gene encoding phosphate ABC transporter permease PstA; translated protein: MSDPAASPFASERALKRLRRRRAADRRFKWYGRMAIGFALAALTLLLASIATQAVSAATYHVVSFNLDFDKKTFGGAKPGDPPQVDKVYGLVRADLLAQFPEADHNRTLRHELTALITRLAVLPAARKLARTPGEVGTVHRVELPLSDDLDLYLKGANARHLTVPIGRVEAQAADGVVTVTSEDAFNRLIAAVSLEGMQATGTPDTGSILMTADRSTIKLSALSRSAATGRLLTGSLQDFRTHPVRARLIPAPESERTVSDRQIAWLLALKAEGRVSRVPHWSLLTHTDSTQPELAGTLAAIVGSLLTLLVTASLAIPVGILASIYLEEFASRNRLTGLIEVNINNLAAVPSIVFGLLGAAVFLGAFGLPRSAPVVGGLVMALLILPVVIIASRAALKAVPQSIRDAAFAIGASRMQTVFHHVLPLAAPGMLTGAILGMARALGETAPLLLIGMVAFVAEVPRGPTDEATALPVLIYSWATQAERAWEPMTGAVILILLAFLIAMNVVVVILRRKFERRW
- the tig gene encoding trigger factor translates to MNEPMEVTQTKAEGLSRTFAVKVSASELQSKLDARIEEIRPTMNLKGFRPGKVPASHVRKMFGRDLMGEIIDKTVNETNQQAIADAELRPAGQPDVHLEGEIEDVVKGEADLSYHMHVDVMPEFEPVDVKTLKVTRPVAEVADEQIDEALKNLAEQNKQYEPRAKTAKAKDGDAVVVDFVGKIDGEPFDGGSAEQQTIVIGSGRFIPGFEEQLVGVKAEEEKNLEVSFPEDYPSPDLAGKAAVFETKVHEVRAPKEAEIDDEFAKGLGLESLEQLTGLLKDQLKGELDQASRSKAKRDLLDRLDEAHSFDLPPNMVEAEFGQIWDQLQREMDAGRVDDADKEKSEDDLKKEYREIAERRVRLGLVLAEIGRVNNVQITEQEVQQALIQEARQYPGQEREVIEFFQKNPNAMAQLRAPIYEDKVVDYILGEADVTDTTVTREELFKEDED
- a CDS encoding DUF2336 domain-containing protein, whose product is MSVQAIRPQLTEQDIHRLMKGDTPEQRASVAHRLCRRIALDVLSEDERKYAQEIMGILADDAADLVRRTLSVTLRNSPILPREIALKLAQDIEAVAIPVLQDSPVFTEEDLIELVLSVTAAKQAAIAARDTISVTLTEVISEHGQLEAVQALSSNTHAEFTDRAYDDTLRRFGTDEIVQKGLIRREYIPTHIAEKMVSLVSGQLFDMLVNRHELPAQMAIDLAGGARERATIDLVEQAGRSNDLVRFVSQLNLNGRLSHSLIMRALCCGQMPFVEHALAELSGVAHQRVWLMIHDAGPLGLQAVFDRSGMPRKMLPAFKAAVNVFHETAYDGGPNDRARFRARMIERVLTQFQAIPKDDLEYLLEKLDYYSEMAAAEEASESETDAA
- the hslU gene encoding ATP-dependent protease ATPase subunit HslU, producing the protein MTELTPREIVAELDRHIVGQTGAKRAVAIALRNRWRRKQTPENLQGEITPKNILMIGPTGVGKTEVSRRLARLANAPFLKVEATKFTEVGYVGRDVEQIIRDLVESAVGMIREQKRLSVQQAATDAAEERLLDALVGEDAQSSTREVFRRKLREGELDEKEVDIDMPESGGPMQMFDLPGQGGSMSMINLSEMFGKAMGGRTKRVRTTVKEAYKPLLDEEADKMLDEESLTREAINAVEQDGIVFLDEIDKIAAKSERGGADVSREGVQRDLLPLIEGTTVSTKRGAVKTDHILFIASGAFHVSKPSDLLPELQGRLPIRVELDALTRDDLRRILVEPEASLIRQYEALMTAEGVTLAFEDAAIDTLADLAEAVNNSVENIGARRLQTVLERLLDEISFEAPEKKGETITITADYVNERVSSLAADADLSKFIL
- the hslV gene encoding ATP-dependent protease subunit HslV, whose amino-acid sequence is MTGTSDPASPGWHGTTILAVRKNNKLVMLSDGQVSMGQTVMKGNARKVRRLGDGKILAGFAGATADAFTLFERLETKLERHNGQLSRAAVELAKDWRTEKYLQKLEALLIVADKEVTLVLTGSGDVLEPEYDVVAVGSGGNYALSAARALIDYEDDAETIGRKAMQITADICVYTNANFTVETLDI
- the pstB gene encoding phosphate ABC transporter ATP-binding protein PstB; this translates as MQKGVLPDAPEPSVRMSCRNINVFYGEKQAIYDVSLQIADRSVTALIGPSGCGKSTFLRCLNRMNDTIEGCRVEGEIMMEGKDINSPAIDPVLLRSRVGMVFQKPNPFPKTIYENIAYGPRIHGLAQGREDMDEIVEKSLRRAGLWEEVKDRLNLAGTSLSGGQQQRLCIARAIAVRPEVILMDEPCSALDPIATARIEELIDDLRKRYCIIIVTHSMQQAARVSQRTAFFHLGALVEVGDTDQIFTSPRDRRTEDYITGRFG
- a CDS encoding NUDIX hydrolase translates to MDKTPAEPRLSATILMLRDAPSGPPEVLMVKRHYEIDFAAGALVFPGGKSSEDDLRTEWDAWTDGDYGPVQQDARIAAVREAYEESGLLLARHASARGTGAPLVGADIAEKLAPHRHAVDRAEMSFLELIREHELVLALDSLVHFGHWITPVMMPKRFDTHFYIAPAPENQVAAHDGRETTDAVWLSAEEALVQEADGRATIIFPTRMNLKRMTMATSVSDALARFGAMDVPTVQPKPGKDDNGNPCLFIPDVEGYGQTVELLSNVKV
- a CDS encoding EAL domain-containing protein; amino-acid sequence: MKQTWANTSVQTLPPPAVRFEPVLDLATGDALGMAAELPFCFEDGPSFGPAAARRSESNSAKWVADRIGEISSVAHEFRHDHRPIIVPSPVAALANPDTALACDARVRRSVFCQQEFCIEFTDTAFAGDPADCTSRVAHFRRHGFRVSVDMRKSWQTPLAEGMRLLIDTLRIDARNLDCDLLMETCETASSAGILVIAENANWRDADELGRLGISAGTRLRTDA
- the pstC gene encoding phosphate ABC transporter permease subunit PstC, giving the protein MDFLLLSAAVALASFGFIAGRLRAETFSFSGDIHPNSRPNAHGYFVLMWSLVPVVVVALGYVFFGEGTSRAILRSELPDGFSILTPGELTTYLDTVARAARMPDFLSGERVFDTVTERYGEIRGTVNLVTLAIALGLSLAGMFFARRCLSPAFRARQHVESGIEAFLFLCAALAIATTVGIVASLVFESLRFFSEVPVWDFLTGTRWNAQTSAEFGALPLFFGTFMISFFAMVVAAPVGLFAAIYLSEYASRQVRSIIKPVLEVLAGIPTVVYGFFALLVIAPAVRSVALWINQLLIAWGIADGAVLAAQPTSALAAGIVMGIMVIPFVSSLSDDVIRAVPQSLRDGAYAMGATKAEAVRQVVVPAALPGIIAALLLAVSRAIGETMIVVMAAGQRAQISPDPTSDLTTITVQIVSLLTGESEFDSAKTLSAFALGLVLFIVTLLFNLVAINVVKRFREKYE